One Leopardus geoffroyi isolate Oge1 chromosome C1, O.geoffroyi_Oge1_pat1.0, whole genome shotgun sequence DNA segment encodes these proteins:
- the SV2A gene encoding synaptic vesicle glycoprotein 2A isoform X2 — MEEGFRDRAAFIRGAKDIAKEVKKHAAKKVVKGLDRVQDEYSRRSYSRFEEEEDDDDYPAPADGYYRGEGAQDEEEGGASSDATEGHDEDDEIYEGEYQGIPRAESGGKGERMADGAPLAGVRGGLGDGEGPPGGRGEAQRRKEREELAQQYEAILRECGHGRFQWTLYFVLGLALMADGVEVFVVGFVLPSAEKDMCLSDSNKGMLGLIVYLGMMVGAFLWGGLADRLGRRQCLLISLSVNSVFAFFSSFVQGYGTFLFCRLLSGVGIGGSIPIVFSYFSEFLAQEKRGEHLSWLCMFWMIGGVYAAAMAWAIIPHYGWSFQMGSAYQFHSWRVFVLVCAFPSVFAIGALTTQPESPRFFLENGKHDEAWMVLKQVHDTNMRAKGHPERVFSVTHIKTIHQEDELIEIQSDTGTWYQRWGVRALSLGGQVWGNFLSCFGPEYRRITLMMMGVWFTMSFSYYGLTVWFPDMIRHLQAVDYEARTKLFSGEHVEHVTFNFTLENQIHRGGQYFNDKFIGLRLKSVSFEDSLFEECYFEDVTSSNTFFRNCTFINTVFYNTDLFEYKFVNSRLVNSTFLHNKEGCPLDVTGTGEGAYMVYFVSFLGTLAVLPGNIVSALLMDKIGRLRMLAGSSVMSCVSCFFLSFGNSESAMIALLCLFGGVSIASWNALDVLTVELYPSDKRWRVFSVSGI; from the exons ATGGAAGAAGGCTTCAGAGACCGGGCAGCTTTCATCCGTGGGGCCAAAGACATTGCCAAGGAAGTCAAGAAGCATGCGGCCAAGAAGGTGGTAAAGGGCCTGGACAGAGTCCAGGACGAATATTCCCGCAGATCCTACTCCCgctttgaggaggaggaggatgatgaTGACTACCCTGCCCCTGCTGATGGCTATTACCGTGGGGAAGGGGCCCAGGATGAGGAAGAAGGTGGTGCATCTAGTGATGCTACTGAAGGCCACGACGAGGATGACGAGATCTACGAGGGGGAATATCAGGGCATCCCCAGGGCAGAGTCTGGGGGCAAAGGCGAGCGGATGGCTGATGGGGCTCCCCTGGCTGGAGTAAGGGGGGGCTTGGGCGATGGGGAGGGCCCCCCTGGTGGCCGGGGGGAGGCACAGCGGCGGAAAGAACGGGAAGAACTGGCTCAGCAGTATGAAGCCATCCTACGGGAGTGTGGCCATGGCCGCTTCCAGTGGACACTCTATTTCGTGCTTGGTCTGGCACTGATGGCTGATGGTGTCGAGGTCTTTGTGGTGGGCTTTGTGCTGCCTAGCGCCGAGAAAGACATGTGCCTGTCGGACTCCAACAAAGGCATGCTAG GCCTTATAGTCTACCTGGGCATGATGGTGGGAGCCTTTCTCTGGGGAGGTCTGGCTGATCGGCTGGGTCGGAGGCAATGTCTGCTCATCTCGCTCTCAGTCAACAGCGTCTTCGCCTTTTTCTCATCTTTCGTCCAGGGTTATGGCACTTTCCTCTTCTGCCGCCTCCTTTCTGGGGTTGG GATTGGAGGGTCCATCCCCATTGTCTTCTCTTATTTCTCGGAGTTTCTGGCCCAGGAGAAACGTGGGGAGCATTTGAGCTGGCTCTGCATGTTTTGGATGATTGGTGGAGTGTATGCAGCTGCTATGGCCTGGGCCATCATCCCCCACTACG GGTGGAGCTTTCAGATGGGGTCCGCTTACCAGTTCCACAGCTGGAGGGTTTTTGTCCTCGTCTGCGCCTTCCCTTCTGTGTTTGCCATCGGAGCTCTGACCACACAGCCTGAGAGCCCCCGCTTCTTCCTGGAG AATGGGAAGCATGATGAGGCCTGGATGGTGCTGAAGCAGGTTCATGACACCAACATGCGAGCCAAGGGACATCCTGAGCGAGTCTTCTCA GTAACTCACATTAAGACAATTCATCAGGAGGATGAGTTGATTGAAATCCAGTCAGACACAGGGACCTGGTACCAGCGCTGGGGGGTCCGGGCCCTGAGCCTGGGAGGGCAG GTTTGGGGGAATTTCCTCTCCTGTTTTGGTCCAGAATATCGACGCATCACTCTGATGATGATGGGTGTGTGGTTCACCATGTCATTCAG CTACTATGGCCTGACTGTCTGGTTTCCTGACATGATCCGCCACCTCCAGGCGGTGGACTACGAAGCCCGCACCAAACTGTTCTCTGGGGAGCATGTAGAGCATGTGACCTTTAACTTCACTCTGGAGAATCAGATCCACAGAGGGGGACAGTACTTCAATGACAA GTTCATTGGGCTACGTCTGAAGTCAGTGTCCTTTGAGGATTCCCTATTTGAGGAGTGTTATTTTGAGGATGTCACTTCGAGCAACACATTTTTCCGCAACTGCACATTCATCAACACTGTGTTCTATAATACTG ACCTGTTTGAGTACAAGTTCGTGAACAGCCGTCTGGTGAACAGCACGTTCCTGCACAACAAGGAGGGCTGCCCACTAGACGTGACAGGGACTGGTGAAGGCGCCTACATGGTGTACTTTGTCAGTTTCCTGGGGACGCTGGCTGTACTTCCTGGGAATATCGTGTCTGCCCTGCTCATGGACAAGATTGGCAGGCTCCGAATGCTTG